Genomic DNA from Rana temporaria chromosome 1, aRanTem1.1, whole genome shotgun sequence:
tacgccgccgcaacatacggtgcaagtgctttgagaatactgcacttgcccgtctaaggccccgtacagacgaccgaacatgtctgctgaaactggtccgtggaccagtttcagcagacatgttcggtcgtgtgtaggcccgagcgggcaggattccagcaaacatttgcccgccgggccttttcccagcgggcaaatatttccgggcttgttttaaaacagcccgcaggAATCCTGTCcccttggacatgttcggtcgtctgtacagacctactgtacatgtccgagcgcccgccatccctcgcatacgttgaatgacttcgatgcatgcgtggaagcatttaactgacaggcccgcccacgtcgccacatcatcgtcgcggcgacggcgcggacacgccccacgtattgtttacgcgcggatttctgtatgatggtgagtacagccaatatacagaaatccccgggcatacatgtacggtgaaaacggtccgacggaccggtttcatcgtacatgtatgctcgtctgtatgcggcattagttgtggaggcgtaacgtaaatagaatacgttacgcccgctcaaagatacgccgctgtatgtgaatttGGGCAAAAATTTTCACTTTGACGTCAGAAAACAGAGAATGTGACATTGTGGCAGAACAGATCAAATTGGGGGGCCAAATTATTTTAACTGAAGAGGTTATAAATCCCTTCACATGAGTAAAATCCAAAGCTTTTTGGGGGGTAAAGGTAAGGAGGCGGCCTCACCAGTGTACCCCATGTTGCCAGATATTATTGAACAAGGCATAGGGAATTATAGACCCAATGTGGAGGAAATACAGGAAATTCCCAGCTACTCTGCATTAGGTTGGATAATATAACATGACTGAGAATGACCTTGTATAAAAATAATAGATCGCTGGATTTCCATATTCAGGTCATTTTACTGTACCCAAAAATTTTGTTGTGGATGAATTTCCACTTATGTTTCTGATCCTATTACCACTGGTTATACAATATCTTCATCACAACCCCTATATCTGCTTATGAAAGTAAGGTtattaattgggggggggggggttaagctgATCCAAATTACCAGCAGTGATTCCCACCACGGCAATACAATTTACTTAAAATGTGTAtcttgtttttatgttttgggggatattagaAAAACTCTAGAGGGATAATGTACCACATGGGATGATAGACTGAACAGGAaacatgttttgtttgtttgatttTCCTAAGTGTCTGTTGTTTGTATTATTAAGGTAAGAAAATATATTTGTTGTGGGTTGAAAGTTTTTTGGAAAAGccttattgttttatatttgtaTGAAATTAAAGCTAAAACTAGCCTAAGGATTGTTGGTAATGTACACACTTTTAGTAtacttatttttcaaaaaaaaatgactttatatACTTACAGTGAAGTTAGTTGTAGATAAATTATAGTtgtatttgtttttctgtgcaatgTAAAAAACTTTCTAGTGTATAAAGCTGTGTATGTGTCAATGGACCAGAGTATGGAGTATTTTGCATTTCTTCTGACATACCCATGGGTATTTGTCTAAAGTTGAAATATTCATAGGTGATCCCCTCTACTATTGTTTGATTGTTTACTGTAATTACTGAATCCTGTCACCATTGTTCTCAGCTCCCCCTCTGTGTATTGTTTGTTGGGTGTAGGCTGAAACCATTCAGGGTAGATCTTATTGTTGTGGTAAATCTCTATGCTTCCTCACCTTGGGTGTACTGAATACTCCAGTCTCAGACAATTGGCTTaatcaaattataattttttatttcccttgtgtTATTTATTTGTCTTATAACTTATATTCTTGCATTATCTCAACTTGATTATGTAACTCTGAAAAGTATGAAGGTAATTATTTGAAGACTGTGTGTACCATCTGCTCAGTGttaccaacctaccagattgaaatttactggcacgacccccgaaatttactggcactgccacgattttactggcatttcacaaaagttactaaattacatttttaggtgcaaatttcagtatttaggctacacttgtgtgtagcctaaatactgaaatttgcacctaaaatgtacgctaggcaaatagcaatgtgatttaaggtagatattagggtaaaaaaacatatttttgttattttcgatataataggggcaaattatttagtcacatcaccccctgcctccatccccctctgccaccaacaccccctgccttcacccccctctgcggtgccacaatctccccctgcctccaatcaccccctgcctccatccccctctgccgtgccaccaacaacccctgtctccatcccccaccctctgcgatgccaccactccctctgctgtgccaccatcaccccctgcctccgatttccctctgcctccatccccctctgcggtgccaccgcagccatcatcaccccctgcctccaatctccatgtgcagttccaagccgaaccaatctcggctatttttactggcacattcgcgcaaccactgacatttacgaacgggggaaaaagtgcccgattttacgaactgtccgtaaaaatatggacggttggcaacactgcatctGCTAGAAATAGCTTCCATGTCTAGTATGGAAAGCGTTATAATTCATACTCTTAAGCATAAGAGCAATTCATTTGTATGTGAAGTTAAATTTAAAGACACATTATACCCCAGGGCAATTTGCTAAAAAAATCCTAATTCCTCCCCTAAATGCTGGAGATTATGTAGTTTCTCAGGTGATCTGGTTCATATTTGGTGGAGTTGCTCGAAACGTTAGGAGTTTTGGACAGCTGTTTTTCTGTTGATCACTACTCTAACTGcttctgtaaagccctgtacacacgggccgaatatcTGTCAGTTCAATAGAAATCGGCCAACATTCGGCCCGCGTGTACGACAACTAACCCAGTTTTATTGTACAGTATTCACCAGCAGCAGTTTTGAAAGGTATTTGCTTTTGAAGGCACAAGCTACAGATATGACTTCCTTGTCTCAATACTTGGTTTGTCATTCACCCATAACATCATGTCAGTATGAAATTTTCCATTATATGATATACACATGGATTGTTCTAGGTCAGAGACTCACCAAGTAGTGAAGAAATGATCAGGATGTTTGGAGATGAATCTCTATAAATAAGTCCAGATATGGCAGCTCCAATATTCCTATCCTGACAGGTAATTATAATCCTCCTGCAAACTATTTTATActgatgatattttataaaataaaatcttcAAAAGGTTGTTTTCAAACTAAATTCATTGGTGTACAATGTTACTAGAAGTCATAAAAACATAATAGTATAAAAAACCCACAAGAACCTACAGCCAATGTTACAACCCTCTTGTATTAGTGATTCAGTCTACaattaggtaaaaaataaatattataaaacaaaatataatttcccATTTTATAGTTAATATGGAGAAAAGTTTAATTGTAAAATTcagaaaagttttaaagcatttgGGGTTTCAGCATGTTTAATCCGATCACCTATTTTCTAGAAAACCTGTTTATATGCAAATCAGCCAGAACTATGCATAGTTATTTACACATCATTTACATGAGAAGTCAGCCAATGGAAAGCCTTCATTCTCTGCCTTCCCTGCccatctcccttataaaaaggggaCCTCTCCCTCCTCTGATCAGTGACACTACCAGAGATCCCGGTATACTCATCTATTACAGCCCAGCTGGAGATTTGGTGACGTTTTCCGGTGTTGATCTGCAGAGGAACCGAATACTCAGAGAAACAAATCTGACTTCATCACCGCTGAATCCCCACCACATTAAGGTAAGGTCACTTTCATCTAACCAATCAATAGATCTTTATTATTTAATGAGCATTCTGATAATATTACTGCAGAAGTTTATGAGGtgtatgtaataaatatataaaacctaCATTTTAAAAACTTGACAAAAGGGGCAATGAGTGGAGGTTCAGGACAGGATAATATGTAATAGAATGTATACAGAAGACAGGATAGACATTGGAGGCTTGCCATGATCAGTCTGATGAAAAAGTTGTTAACAATACATTATAAGCAATACAAGTTGAGACAGTAATTTGTGTGATGCAATACAAAGGGAAATACATGATTGGGTAGCTAAGTAATGTATAACTTTATTTAAATCTATTATAAGTATATTCCAATCTGTAAAAAAACAATTGGATGAACAATGTTGAATAGTTTTCTATGAAAGTCTCCCTCTCACCAAAACCAGAGTACAACATTTTACATAATGACCTCACTGAGCATTCCCTTCAATTCATTTCATGAAGTATGTCAGTCTGATGATATGAGGTCTTATTGAGACCATAAAGATGACATTGAGCaagaaaataaattgaaaatgtGCCTGAAAAGAGATGTGACAATTGAGTGTTTGGATCTTATGACATCACTCATGGTTATTGTGGGGCATTCTGGGACTTCACAATTTTGGGGAGAATGTTGATAAGTAAGTGTCACTAATATCTTCTGATGGCCCTTAGCATGGCTGATGTCTTGTATTGGTCacaaaaagtgagaaaaatattttccacattttacatGAAAGGTCTGATTAAAATTACACTTCTTACCTGGCTGAGCTCTGTGTTCATCCTCCTGATTTTATGTAACAAAACTAGAAAGTCGGCATAGCTGGTCGGCAAGAAGAAAGCAGAGTATCTCTTGTAGGTCATCCTTTTGGTATGTTTGGTCTTTTCATGGCAGTGCCTGCCAGAAATATAAGATTCACCAAAATTCTTCTGGCAGCAGATACACCTTTCCACCTGCTGGCCAAAGTTTATTACATTTCTTTCCTGAAGGGCACTTCGGGGTGCCAGACGGTCCCCACACATGACTGAACTGATAACTATTGGATATATCCAGTCACCTATTTATTGCTAAAAGTTTTGGCTTTTCCATTTGATTTTGCACTTGATCAAGTTATGAATTTGCTTGATAATTGTCTTGTATATGGTTCGCTGTATTTCCATTTTCAGGTCCTTTTTACTGTACTCCATACATTTCTGTTGCTCTGTTAAAGCTCTCACTTATATGACTGAACCTTATTCCTGAGTGACATTTTATTAAGATGTGGATCTTTATTGAACATTTCATATTTAGAGGTATATTAAATTCTAGTAATAGTATTCATATTTGACAAATTTCTAAAGTTTTTCTTTAACAAACGATTTTCTTCTTAATGTAACAAGTTTTCTGTTTTTGCTCTCCAGGACACTATGGCCTCCGTTGCTGATGACTTGGAAGGACTTCTGGACAGAATGGTCTCCTTCTATTCCCAAGGGCTACTGAATGTAGACTTAGAGGAGCAGTTCTTCATTGTGAAGGAACTTGGAAAAGGAGGCTATGGAAAAGTATTATTGGCAAACGAAAAGATAACAGGTCGGTGAATTATTCTAACCAACATTTCAATATCAATATCGTCTATGATcatttatgtatatgtatgtaaatTTAATCTGTAAGCTATAGACTTTATATTTATTACATCTCTATAAGTATAAAATATGAATTCATGTTGGTAAAATTATTTAGGGAAGTAAGCAATAGGCTGAGTCTTGGGAAGAGTTATGTAAATGTTAAAATACTTTGATGGGTGCATATCTGTCTGGAGGAGTAGACTGTATTTTCATGCAGACTGCCCTAGATAATGGTCACATGTGATTCTGATCCTCCATTAAAAGAACAGAAATCAATTTAATAAAATGGGTGGGCCAGGaacagtcaggctggggaggataTGATACTAATAATGATGGACGTTTAAAACATTATTTAATGTTGGTAGAATTATTTAGGTAACTAAGCAATAGGCTCCTGGGAAGAGTTATGAAAATATCAAAATACTTTGATGGGTACATATCTGTCTGGAGGAGTAGACTATATTTGCATGCAGACTGCCCTAGATAATGGTCACATGTGATGCTGATCCTCCATGATTAAAAGATCAGAAattcaatgaatgaaaggggtgggccaggaacagtcaggctggggaggataTGATGCTAATAGAGGTGGGCATCACTCAGTCAGGAAACAAGATGGGGTCTGTTTGACTTGTTGCTTCTTCTAATGCACATGGAAAAAAATGAGAGTAGGAAATCTCAGTCCAGTAGAATTTCTTCAGTACAGGAGAGCTGGCTGCTGGAAAGGTTGGCGTTTAGCTTTAAATGAAGCATAATACAATCTCAAACATTTTAATAAGATCTGTTGTTCCAAGATTGAGATTTTCAAGTGGACATAAAAAATAACAAgctaaaaatattatattattagttaaatgattgttttgtttttttataggtgaTACCATGGCATTGAAGGTCATGAataaaaagagaaccagtcagCGGTCTTTCCTCCGTGAGTTCAGCATTTCATACTTACTTTCTCCTCATCCCAATATCATCGGATTTAATGGCATTGCCTTCACCACTATGGATTACTTTGTCTTTGCCCAGGAACCGGCCCCTGCTGGTGATCTGTTCTCCATGATTTTACCACATGTAAGTATGCCCTTAAAACTAATATTTAAACATTTccattactttgttttaatgatgGTGAAAAGTTATGGCCATACATATACTTCAACTGTATTTTTAACAACTAATttgtattttgatattttttcccCTAGGTAGGAATTCCAGAAGACGCAATCAAGAGGTGTTCTGTACAGATCTCCAATGCTCTTGAATTCATGTCCGAGAAAGGACTTGTTCATATGGATTTGAAGCCAGAAAACATTTTGGTGTTTGACCAGGACTGTCACTCCATCAAGATCACAGACTTTGGCCTTGCTAAGGTCAGAGGGACAGTGATAACCTCCAGGTGTGGCAGCAAATCCTTCATGGCCCCAGAATTGCGTGATGTGACCATCTCAGATGGACTGGTTGTAGATGGCAGCCTGGATGTGTGGTCGTTTGGTGTCAACATCTACTCCCTTATTACAGGTGAGATGCCATGGCAGGTGGCCACCCTTGAAGATGAAGGATATAAATGTTTTGTTGACTGGCAGAACAATTTTCATATGGACAATCCTCCTGAAGCATGGAGAAAGATTCCCACCGGCATACGAAGGATGTTTATCGATCTTTTGGCCATTGACTATATGAAGAGAAGTAAAGCTACAGAAATCCTGAAATATGTGAGTGAAAGCTGGAAGGAAGATTCTCCAGATGCAGCCACAGGACAAGAAGATGAGGATCCCATGAAAAGCAGCTCTGTGCAATATGAGGAATCCGTGACTTCCGACCTGAACACCTCACAGGGTAGTGTTTCCATCACATCCTTGTCTTACATTTTGACCACAGACTCTTCTGGATCTCAGTCTGAGATGACTCCAGAGCCACCGAAGGACAACATGGAAGAGGCAATTATCATTTTTGATGATGAATTTTCATTACATGTTGGTGCAGAGGTAGACATTGAATGAACACAAATTGGTGAGTGTTGGTGCATCAGAAAGAAGATCGCATATGACCAACTTTCTCAGGTATGTGGCTTTCTCAATGTTTTATGGTCATGTCACACTAGAAGTTCATTACTTTTTGTAACGAGGTATGCCAATGATGGAACGTCTGTTAGCAACATTCAGAGTGGTGGGGATAAGCCTCGTAGTTAGGAAAATGAAATAGAAACCTGAATCAAAGAGGCTGATAGAAAGGGTCTTCTAGCTAACAATGGTAATAGCAGGAGTCTTGTTGGATATGATATTAGCAGTTtgctgttaaattttttttaattgcattgacATTGCCAAGACCAATTATAACATGTTTAGAGCAATAACAGGAACCTGAGTAATTCAGTTTTTATCAATATAGAGCAGTCAAACCAGTGAAGGACGGTTTCTTATTGGTTGgtgtacagtaggtgcacgcgatattgtgtcaatctcgctccctttctcggcgagattgagcacctacgagccccatcgcgggagccagcgccgagctggccagccgcgatggagacaaagccgtcatagaagcgacgggagatccaacttggattcccaccaattctacacgtgtgcggcgtttgttatgaatcctgagggggaagtccccgccggattttaaataaaaattcggcatgggttcccccctcaggagcataccgggcccttaggtctgttatgggttgtaaggagagcacccccctacgctgaaaaaacggcgtaggggggtccccctacaatccataccagacccttatccaaagcacgctacccggccggtcaggaagggagtggggacgagcgagcgcccccccctcctgagccgtaccgggctgcatgccctcaacatcatCACAgtaccatcatgctccggtaggtaccacgtgggtaggtatcacataggtaggtaccagagcatgatgggactgtgaggcctatataaatccg
This window encodes:
- the LOC120945684 gene encoding serine/threonine-protein kinase SBK1-like codes for the protein MTKRKIQDTMASVADDLEGLLDRMVSFYSQGLLNVDLEEQFFIVKELGKGGYGKVLLANEKITGDTMALKVMNKKRTSQRSFLREFSISYLLSPHPNIIGFNGIAFTTMDYFVFAQEPAPAGDLFSMILPHVGIPEDAIKRCSVQISNALEFMSEKGLVHMDLKPENILVFDQDCHSIKITDFGLAKVRGTVITSRCGSKSFMAPELRDVTISDGLVVDGSLDVWSFGVNIYSLITGEMPWQVATLEDEGYKCFVDWQNNFHMDNPPEAWRKIPTGIRRMFIDLLAIDYMKRSKATEILKYVSESWKEDSPDAATGQEDEDPMKSSSVQYEESVTSDLNTSQGSVSITSLSYILTTDSSGSQSEMTPEPPKDNMEEAIIIFDDEFSLHVGAEVDIE